A single genomic interval of Homo sapiens chromosome 15, GRCh38.p14 Primary Assembly harbors:
- the BAHD1 gene encoding bromo adjacent homology domain-containing 1 protein isoform X9 → MTHTRRKSLPMLSSGLTGRREPLQMEDSNMEQGVEGVEPGMPESPGHLTGRRKNYPLRKRPLVPEKPKACKVLLTRLENVAGPRSADEADELPPDLPKPPSPAPSSEDPGLAQPRKRRLASLNAEALNNLLLEREDTSSLAGTRRSRAGDPHRSRDRDRATGGWSSSKKRPRLGDLGGGSRDLSPEPAPDEGPRRDGDPAPKRLASLNAAAFLKLSQERELPLRLPRAHAEVDGRSTEPPAPKAPRPKWPKVNGKNYPKAWQGASSGEAAGPPGWQGCPDEPWPSATPCGPSVQPSHQPLSKALESPLGLRPHLPLLMGGQAALKPEPGRPGEESPAPKQELHQPSFPTPQLSPLPMPGNPADYNGLCVGPELTALGSFYLYCGQEGLQCGGYSPCPMLPEGKLSPVAAPHEEGLLLAPSSVPSGTPFQHPPWGSSRYCSSEDTGVNGYSICGVLPLSVTHAGTTCGGCPYKMPFAAEGCRSLGQLEFPLPEAGHPASPAHPLLGCPVPSVPPAAEPVPHLQTPTSEPQTVARACPQSAKPPSGSKSGLRTGSSCRHTARSKAARRPSHPKQPRVQRPRPRRRRRRRTNGWVPVGAACEKAVYVLDEPEPAIRKSYQAVERHGETIRVRDTVLLKSGPRKTSTPYVAKISALWENPESGELMMSLLWYYRPEHLQGGRSPSMHENEVFASRHQDQNSVACIEEKCYVLTFAEYCRFCAMAKRRGEGLPSRKTALVPPSADYSTPPHRTVPEDTDPELVFLCRHVYDFRHGRILKNPQ, encoded by the exons ATGACACACACTCGGAGAAAGTCCCTTCCCATGCTGAGTTCGGGCCTCACTGGCCGCCGAGAGCCCCTGCAGATGGAAGACAGCAACATGGAGCAGGGGGTTGAGGGTGTGGAGCCAGGCATGCCCGAGAGCCCAGGTCACCTCACAGGGCGCCGCAAGAATTACCCACTTCGTAAGCGCCCATTGGTTCCTGAGAAGCCCAAGGCCTGCAAAGTGCTGCTGACTCGCCTGGAGAATGTGGCCGGTCCCCGGAGTGCAGATGAGGCTGATGAGCTACCGCCTGACCTGCCCAAGCCCCCCAGCCCGGCCCCATCCAGTGAAGACCCTGGCCTTGCCCAGCCCCGCAAGCGGCGCCTGGCCTCCCTCAATGCTGAAGCTCTCAATAACCTGCTGCTGGAGCGAGAGGACACCAGCAGCCTGGCAGGCACCCGCCGCAGTCGAGCAGGGGATCCCCACCGCAGCCGTGACCGTGATCGTGCTACTGGGGGCTGGTCCTCCTCCAAGAAGCGGCCCCGGCTGGGGGACCTTGGAGGAGGAAGTCGGGACCTGTCTCCAGAGCCAGCACCCGATGAAGGTCCCCGCCGAGATGGAGACCCAGCTCCCAAGAGACTGGCTAGCCTGAACGCAGCTGCTTTCCTAAAACTGAGCCAGGAGCGGGAGCTACCCCTGCGGCTGCCTCGTGCCCATGCAGAAGTAGATGGGCGCTCCACTGAGCCCCCAGCACCCAAGGCCCCGAGGCCAAAGTGGCCCAAGGTCAATGGCAAGAACTATCCCAAGGCTTGGCAGGGGGCCAGCTCTGGGGAGGCTGCAGGCCCACCTGGCTGGCAAGGCTGCCCTGATGAACCATGGCCATCTGCAACTCCTTGTGGGCCATCCGTCCAGCCATCTCATCAGCCCCTGAGCAAGGCTCTGGAGAGCCCTTTGGGGCTGCGCCCTCACCTGCCCCTGCTGATGGGTGGACAGGCGGCTCTGAAGCCGGAGCCTGGGCGCCCAGGCGAGGAGTCACCTGCCCCTAAGCAGGAACTGCATCAGCCCTCTTTCCCCACACCTCAGCTGTCGCCGCTGCCGATGCCTGGCAACCCCGCCGACTACAATGGCCTGTGTGTTGGGCCTGAGCTCACTGCACTAGGCAGCTTCTACCTGTACTGTGGCCAAGAGGGGCTGCAGTGTGGGGGCTACTCGCCCTGCCCCATGCTTCCTGAGGGCAAGCTGTCCCCAGTGGCTGCACCTCACGAGGAGGGGCTCCTCTTAGCTCCGAGCTCAGTGCCCTCAGGCACCCCTTTCCAGCACCCTCCCTGGGGCTCCTCTCGCTACTGCTCTAGCGAGGACACTGGAGTGAATGGCTACAGCATCTGCGGAGTGTTGCCCCTGTCTGTTACCCACGCTGGCACTACCTGTGGCGGCTGCCCATACAAAATGCCTTTTGCAGCAG AAGGCTGCAGATCCCTGGGCCAGTTGGAATTTCCTCTCCCGGAAGCTGGCCACCCAGCCTCACCCGCCCACCCACTCCTGGGGTGCCCTGTACCCAGTGTGCCACCTGCAGCAGAGCCCGTCCCCCATCTTCAGACACCCACCTCGGAGCCCCAGACAGTAGCCCGTGCGTGCCCTCAGAGCGCCAAACCTCCCAGCGGTTCTAAGTCAGGTCTGCGCACAGGCTCCAGCTGCAGGCACACTGCAAGGAGCAAGGCTGCCCGCAGGCCTAGCCACCCCAAGCAGCCACGTGTCCAGCGCCCACGCCCTCGCCGCCGCCGTCGCCGCCGCACTAATGGCTGGGTACCTGTTGGGGCTGCGTGTGAGAAGGCTGTGTATGTCTTG GATGAGCCGGAGCCAGCCATCCGAAAGAGCTACCAGGCGGTAGAGCGGCATGGGGAGACAATCCGAGTCCGGGACACCGTCCTTCTCAAATCAGGCCCACGAAAGACCTCCACACCTTATGTGGCCAAGATCTCTGCCCTCTGGGAGAACCCCGAGTCAG GAGAGCTGATGATGAGCCTCCTGTGGTATTACAGACCTGAGCACTTACAGGGAGGCCGCAGTCCCAGCATGCACGAG AATGAAGTGTTTGCATCGCGACATCAGGACCAGAACAGTGTGGCCTGCATTGAGGAGAAGTGCTATGTGCTGACTTTTGCCGAGTACTGCAG GTTCTGTGCCATGGCCAAGCGCCGAGGTGAAGGCCTCCCCAGCCGAAAGACAGCACTGGTTCCCCCCTCTGCAGACtattccaccccaccccaccgcACAGTGCCAGAGGACACGGACCCTGAGCTGGTGTTCCTTTGCCGCCATGTCTATGACTTCCGCCACGGGCGCATCCTTAAGAACCCCCAGTAG
- the BAHD1 gene encoding bromo adjacent homology domain-containing 1 protein isoform X8 — translation MTHTRRKSLPMLSSGLTGRREPLQMEDSNMEQGVEGVEPGMPESPGHLTGRRKNYPLRKRPLVPEKPKACKVLLTRLENVAGPRSADEADELPPDLPKPPSPAPSSEDPGLAQPRKRRLASLNAEALNNLLLEREDTSSLAGTRRSRAGDPHRSRDRDRATGGWSSSKKRPRLGDLGGGSRDLSPEPAPDEGPRRDGDPAPKRLASLNAAAFLKLSQERELPLRLPRAHAEVDGRSTEPPAPKAPRPKWPKVNGKNYPKAWQGASSGEAAGPPGWQGCPDEPWPSATPCGPSVQPSHQPLSKALESPLGLRPHLPLLMGGQAALKPEPGRPGEESPAPKQELHQPSFPTPQLSPLPMPGNPADYNGLCVGPELTALGSFYLYCGQEGLQCGGYSPCPMLPEGKLSPVAAPHEEGLLLAPSSVPSGTPFQHPPWGSSRYCSSEDTGVNGYSICGVLPLSVTHAGTTCGGCPYKMPFAAGCRSLGQLEFPLPEAGHPASPAHPLLGCPVPSVPPAAEPVPHLQTPTSEPQTVARACPQSAKPPSGSKSGLRTGSSCRHTARSKAARRPSHPKQPRVQRPRPRRRRRRRTNGWVPVGAACEKAVYVLDEPEPAIRKSYQAVERHGETIRVRDTVLLKSGPRKTSTPYVAKISALWENPESGELMMSLLWYYRPEHLQGGRSPSMHEPLQNEVFASRHQDQNSVACIEEKCYVLTFAEYCRFCAMAKRRGEGLPSRKTALVPPSADYSTPPHRTVPEDTDPELVFLCRHVYDFRHGRILKNPQ, via the exons ATGACACACACTCGGAGAAAGTCCCTTCCCATGCTGAGTTCGGGCCTCACTGGCCGCCGAGAGCCCCTGCAGATGGAAGACAGCAACATGGAGCAGGGGGTTGAGGGTGTGGAGCCAGGCATGCCCGAGAGCCCAGGTCACCTCACAGGGCGCCGCAAGAATTACCCACTTCGTAAGCGCCCATTGGTTCCTGAGAAGCCCAAGGCCTGCAAAGTGCTGCTGACTCGCCTGGAGAATGTGGCCGGTCCCCGGAGTGCAGATGAGGCTGATGAGCTACCGCCTGACCTGCCCAAGCCCCCCAGCCCGGCCCCATCCAGTGAAGACCCTGGCCTTGCCCAGCCCCGCAAGCGGCGCCTGGCCTCCCTCAATGCTGAAGCTCTCAATAACCTGCTGCTGGAGCGAGAGGACACCAGCAGCCTGGCAGGCACCCGCCGCAGTCGAGCAGGGGATCCCCACCGCAGCCGTGACCGTGATCGTGCTACTGGGGGCTGGTCCTCCTCCAAGAAGCGGCCCCGGCTGGGGGACCTTGGAGGAGGAAGTCGGGACCTGTCTCCAGAGCCAGCACCCGATGAAGGTCCCCGCCGAGATGGAGACCCAGCTCCCAAGAGACTGGCTAGCCTGAACGCAGCTGCTTTCCTAAAACTGAGCCAGGAGCGGGAGCTACCCCTGCGGCTGCCTCGTGCCCATGCAGAAGTAGATGGGCGCTCCACTGAGCCCCCAGCACCCAAGGCCCCGAGGCCAAAGTGGCCCAAGGTCAATGGCAAGAACTATCCCAAGGCTTGGCAGGGGGCCAGCTCTGGGGAGGCTGCAGGCCCACCTGGCTGGCAAGGCTGCCCTGATGAACCATGGCCATCTGCAACTCCTTGTGGGCCATCCGTCCAGCCATCTCATCAGCCCCTGAGCAAGGCTCTGGAGAGCCCTTTGGGGCTGCGCCCTCACCTGCCCCTGCTGATGGGTGGACAGGCGGCTCTGAAGCCGGAGCCTGGGCGCCCAGGCGAGGAGTCACCTGCCCCTAAGCAGGAACTGCATCAGCCCTCTTTCCCCACACCTCAGCTGTCGCCGCTGCCGATGCCTGGCAACCCCGCCGACTACAATGGCCTGTGTGTTGGGCCTGAGCTCACTGCACTAGGCAGCTTCTACCTGTACTGTGGCCAAGAGGGGCTGCAGTGTGGGGGCTACTCGCCCTGCCCCATGCTTCCTGAGGGCAAGCTGTCCCCAGTGGCTGCACCTCACGAGGAGGGGCTCCTCTTAGCTCCGAGCTCAGTGCCCTCAGGCACCCCTTTCCAGCACCCTCCCTGGGGCTCCTCTCGCTACTGCTCTAGCGAGGACACTGGAGTGAATGGCTACAGCATCTGCGGAGTGTTGCCCCTGTCTGTTACCCACGCTGGCACTACCTGTGGCGGCTGCCCATACAAAATGCCTTTTGCAGCAG GCTGCAGATCCCTGGGCCAGTTGGAATTTCCTCTCCCGGAAGCTGGCCACCCAGCCTCACCCGCCCACCCACTCCTGGGGTGCCCTGTACCCAGTGTGCCACCTGCAGCAGAGCCCGTCCCCCATCTTCAGACACCCACCTCGGAGCCCCAGACAGTAGCCCGTGCGTGCCCTCAGAGCGCCAAACCTCCCAGCGGTTCTAAGTCAGGTCTGCGCACAGGCTCCAGCTGCAGGCACACTGCAAGGAGCAAGGCTGCCCGCAGGCCTAGCCACCCCAAGCAGCCACGTGTCCAGCGCCCACGCCCTCGCCGCCGCCGTCGCCGCCGCACTAATGGCTGGGTACCTGTTGGGGCTGCGTGTGAGAAGGCTGTGTATGTCTTG GATGAGCCGGAGCCAGCCATCCGAAAGAGCTACCAGGCGGTAGAGCGGCATGGGGAGACAATCCGAGTCCGGGACACCGTCCTTCTCAAATCAGGCCCACGAAAGACCTCCACACCTTATGTGGCCAAGATCTCTGCCCTCTGGGAGAACCCCGAGTCAG GAGAGCTGATGATGAGCCTCCTGTGGTATTACAGACCTGAGCACTTACAGGGAGGCCGCAGTCCCAGCATGCACGAG CCCTTGCAGAATGAAGTGTTTGCATCGCGACATCAGGACCAGAACAGTGTGGCCTGCATTGAGGAGAAGTGCTATGTGCTGACTTTTGCCGAGTACTGCAG GTTCTGTGCCATGGCCAAGCGCCGAGGTGAAGGCCTCCCCAGCCGAAAGACAGCACTGGTTCCCCCCTCTGCAGACtattccaccccaccccaccgcACAGTGCCAGAGGACACGGACCCTGAGCTGGTGTTCCTTTGCCGCCATGTCTATGACTTCCGCCACGGGCGCATCCTTAAGAACCCCCAGTAG